One genomic segment of Candidatus Methanoperedens sp. includes these proteins:
- the sucC gene encoding ADP-forming succinate--CoA ligase subunit beta encodes MKLYEYAAKEIFSGYGIPVPRGNLAVSADEAEEITRKLGDVVIKAQVLVGGRGKAGGIARAKDPQEANRNAQRILGMSIKGLPVKKLLVEEYKKPQIEMYLGITLDRRARCPVIIASSEGGVDIEETAKKSPQKIVRKHINLLTGVHDYQARTLAYSLDRKNATAIADVIKKLYSVFIEYDCTLAEINPLAFAAQGIFALDAKMVIDDSALFRQNFKVEETGSLQEIAKKSGMSYVGLDGDIGCIVNGAGLAMATLDMIKVNEGKPANFMDVRAGASAEQVKTALRIVSSNRNLKALIINIFGGLTRCDEVARGIIDVIPEIKVPLVIRLAGTNEEEGRRMLETHGIILASSTEEATKAVVELGHSDR; translated from the coding sequence ATGAAACTCTATGAATACGCAGCCAAGGAAATATTTTCTGGATACGGTATCCCGGTTCCACGAGGAAACCTTGCTGTGAGCGCAGATGAGGCAGAGGAAATTACCAGAAAATTAGGGGATGTGGTCATCAAAGCCCAGGTTCTGGTGGGAGGGCGGGGAAAAGCAGGAGGCATAGCCAGAGCAAAAGACCCGCAGGAGGCAAACCGGAATGCACAGCGCATTCTTGGAATGTCAATAAAAGGATTGCCTGTAAAAAAGCTCCTTGTAGAGGAATATAAAAAACCACAAATCGAGATGTATCTTGGAATTACGCTCGACAGAAGAGCACGATGCCCGGTAATAATAGCGAGCTCAGAAGGCGGTGTCGATATCGAGGAGACAGCCAAAAAATCCCCTCAGAAGATTGTCAGGAAGCATATCAATCTGCTCACCGGGGTTCATGATTATCAAGCAAGAACACTTGCATATTCGCTGGACAGGAAGAATGCAACGGCAATCGCGGATGTGATAAAAAAACTCTACAGTGTTTTTATCGAGTATGATTGCACACTTGCCGAGATTAACCCGCTTGCTTTTGCTGCACAGGGGATATTTGCCCTGGATGCCAAGATGGTTATAGATGACAGCGCCCTTTTCAGGCAGAATTTTAAGGTGGAAGAAACCGGCTCACTTCAGGAGATTGCAAAGAAAAGCGGGATGAGTTATGTTGGTCTTGACGGGGATATTGGATGCATAGTGAACGGCGCGGGTCTTGCCATGGCGACGCTTGACATGATAAAGGTTAATGAAGGTAAGCCAGCCAATTTCATGGATGTAAGGGCGGGAGCAAGTGCAGAGCAGGTAAAAACAGCGCTCAGGATAGTATCTTCCAACAGGAACTTGAAAGCACTGATCATCAACATTTTCGGAGGTCTTACAAGGTGCGACGAGGTAGCACGAGGAATTATCGATGTGATCCCTGAAATAAAGGTTCCGCTTGTAATCAGGCTTGCAGGAACGAATGAGGAAGAGGGAAGGAGGATGCTTGAAACACATGGAATAATTCTGGCATCATCGACTGAAGAAGCAACAAAGGCGGTGGTTGAACTTGGGCATTCTGATAGATAA
- a CDS encoding DEAD/DEAH box helicase family protein codes for MLVEMATGTGKTRTIAAFIKRILQAGWISHVLFVVDRESLATQAEGVFKNFLREYSTYIFAKGEKRPGAVITISIINTMANHYQDFSPGEFDLIITDECHRSIYNKWRETLLYFDGIHIGLTATPANYIDRNTYRFFHCEDEKPTFSFPLKFGIEKGVLVPYEIFKATTMITRDGLHWDGEDYLPSDLEKKVTVPERNDKIVKEFKDKAKLAKTLVFACTKNHASLLAEIFNRAYSEIGDNVAIDITTDTRRPDMAIKEFKENSMPLIAVSVGMLDTGFDFDEIENLVFVRPIRSPILYQQMRGRGTRTCDRIGKVHFTIYDFGGNADYFNDPGYDPTAYRSSGGVIREKKAKYGKIKPKVADIPDIIIERGWIYFTPGQEKVDIKSYQIDFESRMKRLVEYHPSLINLKKGIEPNEEEIRELMIELNMEGYTITEQALQDVYNQPTAHLLDFIKHVLDIEKLPDREKRINSSFQNYIISHDFTPEQVRFLTLIKNTLLTKGKCAYEDLAKPPLATEGGLDLGEKLFPNIFDHVFTELTTEVLA; via the coding sequence ATGCTTGTAGAGATGGCCACAGGGACGGGTAAGACCCGCACTATTGCAGCTTTTATAAAACGCATTCTTCAAGCAGGATGGATTAGCCATGTCCTTTTTGTAGTTGATAGGGAATCGTTAGCTACACAGGCAGAGGGTGTTTTCAAAAACTTCCTTCGAGAATATTCTACCTACATCTTCGCTAAAGGCGAAAAACGACCCGGAGCAGTAATAACCATATCAATAATCAATACTATGGCAAATCACTACCAAGACTTCAGTCCTGGGGAATTCGATCTTATAATCACCGATGAATGCCACCGATCCATCTATAATAAGTGGAGGGAAACCCTCTTATATTTCGATGGTATCCATATTGGCCTAACAGCCACTCCCGCCAATTATATCGATAGAAATACCTACCGCTTCTTTCATTGTGAGGATGAAAAACCTACTTTCTCTTTTCCCTTAAAGTTTGGTATCGAAAAAGGAGTTCTCGTGCCCTATGAAATCTTTAAAGCAACTACGATGATTACCCGAGACGGCCTCCATTGGGATGGTGAGGATTACCTGCCATCAGACTTGGAGAAAAAGGTAACTGTCCCTGAAAGAAATGATAAAATCGTCAAAGAATTTAAAGACAAAGCTAAGCTTGCCAAAACCTTAGTTTTTGCATGTACTAAAAATCATGCTTCACTCCTGGCAGAAATCTTCAACCGCGCCTATTCTGAGATAGGAGATAATGTTGCCATTGATATCACAACCGACACGAGACGACCTGACATGGCAATAAAGGAATTCAAGGAGAATTCTATGCCCTTAATCGCTGTATCCGTTGGGATGCTTGATACTGGTTTCGATTTCGATGAGATTGAAAACCTGGTGTTTGTAAGACCCATACGTTCCCCTATACTCTATCAGCAAATGAGGGGGCGAGGTACCCGTACCTGCGACCGTATAGGTAAAGTTCATTTTACAATCTATGATTTTGGAGGGAACGCAGATTATTTTAATGACCCAGGTTATGACCCTACAGCATACCGTTCAAGCGGTGGTGTAATTAGAGAAAAAAAGGCAAAATATGGTAAGATAAAACCCAAGGTTGCAGATATACCTGATATTATCATTGAACGAGGATGGATATATTTCACTCCCGGTCAAGAAAAGGTCGATATAAAATCTTACCAAATCGATTTCGAGTCACGCATGAAACGCCTCGTTGAATATCATCCTTCCCTCATTAATCTAAAAAAAGGAATTGAACCTAACGAAGAAGAGATAAGGGAACTCATGATAGAACTAAATATGGAGGGTTATACCATCACCGAACAGGCTCTTCAGGATGTCTATAACCAGCCTACTGCACATCTTCTGGATTTTATAAAACACGTTCTTGATATCGAAAAATTACCCGATAGAGAAAAGCGTATAAACAGTTCCTTCCAGAATTATATTATAAGTCATGACTTCACTCCTGAGCAGGTGCGTTTCCTCACTTTAATTAAAAACACCTTACTTACAAAAGGAAAATGCGCCTATGAGGATCTGGCTAAACCACCACTTGCCACAGAAGGTGGCCTGGATCTGGGAGAAAAGCTCTTTCCCAATATTTTCGACCATGTATTCACGGAGTTGACAACGGAGGTTTTGGCGTAG
- a CDS encoding type I restriction enzyme HsdR N-terminal domain-containing protein translates to MVEKDIYPWIYEELEKKGWKTHDKSQVREEVRVGKKRADILLNDNKGEPLGVIEVKDEGTKPYSAKMQAKEYAKGLGAPFVFLTDGDELYFWELDTGFDAHPVKTFLTQDDLIRKRVLLENRKDLEIIPIDSSLVGGITDGKDWSFQVDASMPYPMA, encoded by the coding sequence TTGGTCGAAAAAGATATTTATCCCTGGATATATGAAGAACTCGAAAAGAAAGGGTGGAAAACACACGATAAATCTCAGGTTCGAGAAGAGGTTAGAGTTGGTAAGAAGAGAGCAGACATCCTTCTAAATGACAACAAGGGAGAACCTCTTGGAGTAATAGAGGTTAAAGATGAAGGGACAAAACCTTACTCTGCAAAGATGCAGGCTAAGGAGTATGCCAAAGGTTTGGGAGCTCCGTTCGTTTTCCTTACCGATGGAGATGAACTTTATTTCTGGGAGCTCGATACTGGATTTGACGCTCACCCTGTAAAGACATTTCTGACTCAGGATGACCTCATAAGAAAAAGAGTTCTTCTTGAAAACCGTAAAGACTTAGAAATCATTCCAATAGATTCGTCCTTAGTTGGAGGAATAACCGATGGTAAAGATTGGAGTTTCCAAGTAGATGCATCCATGCCCTATCCGATGGCTTGA
- a CDS encoding DUF2683 family protein codes for MVKAIVNINERANRVLNIVKAKHGLKTKSEAINKVVSEYGKSLLEPELRPEFIEKIKARQKEKTVKISNFSSHYGLD; via the coding sequence ATGGTAAAAGCGATAGTGAATATAAACGAAAGAGCCAACAGGGTATTAAATATAGTAAAAGCAAAACATGGTTTGAAAACCAAATCTGAAGCTATTAATAAAGTGGTAAGTGAGTATGGAAAATCACTTCTTGAACCTGAACTTCGGCCTGAATTTATCGAAAAAATCAAAGCAAGGCAAAAAGAGAAAACCGTTAAGATATCCAATTTTAGCAGCCATTACGGCTTAGATTAA
- a CDS encoding type II toxin-antitoxin system mRNA interferase toxin, RelE/StbE family, translated as MYSLEVRESVDRIFSKLAKKNPKKMRIIEKKIKQICEKPLHFKPLRAPMQHLRRVHVDKSFVLTYSVNEQNKVVIIEDYDHHDKIYL; from the coding sequence ATGTATTCTCTTGAAGTGAGGGAAAGCGTTGACCGGATATTCTCAAAACTCGCAAAGAAAAATCCGAAAAAGATGCGGATAATCGAGAAAAAGATAAAACAGATTTGTGAAAAACCTCTGCATTTCAAACCCTTAAGAGCGCCGATGCAGCATTTGCGAAGAGTCCATGTTGATAAAAGCTTTGTCTTAACCTATTCAGTCAATGAGCAAAATAAAGTCGTGATAATAGAAGATTATGATCACCACGATAAGATTTATTTATAG
- a CDS encoding restriction endonuclease subunit S has protein sequence MGADGVKVLSPDTDLFEPKFLYYFLLNRPIEAKGYSRHYRYLKEEKILHPPLKTQNKIVEILDKVDILQKKRLEADEKTGRILEATFVKMFGDPVANPMGWDTNIIDNYTSKKATKGSTPTTYGYKWEDEGILFLRSECIEQNGIFLNGSMHISQEAHNSMERSKVIPGDILIRITGDVGISTIFPEYLKEANINQHIAIVRLKENCDINPLFLITQLNTKYFRNYFVSITRGVTHPHLSLQQIRETNIIVPPFSLQNKFAEMVEKLEIIRKKQDKSNEHIEEMFQGLVQKAFRGEIVA, from the coding sequence ATTGGAGCAGATGGCGTCAAGGTCTTATCGCCTGATACAGATTTGTTCGAACCCAAATTTTTATATTATTTTCTTTTGAATCGACCTATAGAAGCTAAAGGGTACAGTCGGCATTACAGATATTTGAAAGAAGAAAAAATCCTACATCCACCACTCAAAACTCAGAACAAGATCGTCGAAATACTGGACAAGGTTGATATCCTACAAAAGAAGCGATTAGAGGCTGATGAAAAAACTGGGCGGATATTAGAGGCGACCTTTGTCAAGATGTTTGGAGACCCAGTTGCCAACCCCATGGGGTGGGATACAAATATAATTGATAATTATACTTCAAAAAAAGCCACAAAAGGTTCAACTCCAACAACCTATGGATACAAATGGGAAGATGAGGGAATACTTTTTCTTAGAAGTGAATGCATAGAGCAAAATGGAATTTTTCTAAATGGTTCTATGCATATTAGTCAAGAAGCACATAATTCGATGGAGAGGTCTAAGGTAATTCCAGGTGATATTTTAATTAGGATTACTGGAGATGTTGGTATCTCAACAATTTTCCCAGAATATTTGAAAGAGGCAAATATCAACCAACATATTGCAATTGTAAGATTAAAAGAAAATTGTGATATTAACCCACTATTTTTGATAACACAACTGAATACTAAATATTTTAGAAATTATTTTGTTTCGATTACTCGAGGAGTAACACACCCTCATCTGAGCTTACAGCAGATTCGTGAAACAAATATAATTGTCCCGCCCTTCTCTCTTCAAAATAAGTTCGCTGAGATGGTTGAAAAACTCGAAATCATAAGGAAAAAACAAGATAAGTCAAATGAGCACATAGAAGAGATGTTTCAAGGATTGGTACAGAAGGCATTTAGAGGAGAAATTGTGGCATGA
- the argF gene encoding ornithine carbamoyltransferase, translated as MPSHLLSLADLSYTDIINLLDTASDLKEKRARGKTSGALKNKTLAMLFEKSSTRTRISFEVAMAELGGHAIFLNYKDIQLGRGESIADTARVMSCYVNAIMARVYKHETLVEFSENATVPVINGLSDLEHPCQLLADLLTIREYKGKFKGLNFSWIGDGNNVCNSALLACALTGMKMTVACPEGYEPESEIVDRAKQIGGVISIIHDPATAAKQADVLYTDVWVSMGDEDEYDQRLRDFKPYQINSKLLEQAKHDVMVLHCLPAHRGEEITADVVDGPNSAVFDQAENRLHVQKALLLKLLS; from the coding sequence TTGCCATCTCATCTATTATCTCTTGCAGATTTATCGTACACTGATATTATTAATTTACTCGATACAGCTTCCGATTTGAAGGAAAAAAGGGCGAGAGGGAAAACATCCGGTGCCCTGAAAAATAAGACGCTTGCCATGCTTTTTGAAAAATCTTCCACACGCACCCGCATCTCATTCGAAGTAGCGATGGCAGAGCTCGGAGGGCATGCAATTTTCCTGAATTACAAGGATATTCAGCTCGGGCGCGGGGAATCAATCGCAGATACAGCCAGGGTCATGTCGTGTTATGTTAATGCAATCATGGCAAGGGTGTATAAACATGAAACCCTGGTTGAATTTTCAGAGAACGCAACCGTGCCAGTTATAAACGGTCTGTCCGACCTTGAACATCCATGCCAGCTCCTTGCAGACCTTCTTACGATAAGAGAATACAAAGGCAAATTCAAGGGGCTTAATTTTTCATGGATAGGAGACGGCAATAATGTCTGCAATTCTGCGCTCCTTGCATGTGCCCTGACCGGCATGAAAATGACAGTCGCATGTCCTGAAGGTTATGAGCCAGAGAGTGAGATTGTAGATAGGGCAAAGCAAATTGGGGGAGTGATTAGTATCATTCATGACCCCGCAACAGCTGCAAAACAAGCTGACGTCCTTTATACGGATGTCTGGGTTTCCATGGGCGATGAGGACGAATACGACCAGAGGCTGCGTGACTTCAAGCCCTACCAGATCAACAGCAAGCTTTTAGAACAAGCCAAGCATGATGTGATGGTACTGCACTGTCTTCCTGCCCATCGCGGCGAGGAAATCACTGCGGACGTTGTCGATGGGCCAAACTCAGCGGTTTTTGACCAGGCTGAGAACAGGCTGCATGTCCAGAAGGCATTGCTGCTGAAATTATTGTCGTAA
- the sucD gene encoding succinate--CoA ligase subunit alpha: MGILIDKGTRLLVQGITGHEGSFQTKQMIDFGTNIVAGVTPGKGGNEVHGIPVFDSVKEAVGEAKASASLIFVPPAFAADAIFEAIDSRIELIVCITEGIPVHDMMRVCAYLKNSSSRLLGPNCPGITVPGESKVGIMPNPIHLPGNIGVVSRSGTLTYEIVALLSKNGLGQSTSLGIGGDPVNGTSFVEVLELFEKDPRTHAVVLVGEIGGTAEEDSIAFIKKMSKPVIGYVVGVSAPPGKTMGHAGAIINGGGSAIEKIAAFEGAGITVAKSPGDIVRLVKNLV; this comes from the coding sequence TTGGGCATTCTGATAGATAAAGGCACGCGGCTTTTGGTGCAGGGGATTACGGGGCATGAGGGGTCGTTCCAGACAAAACAGATGATAGATTTCGGAACCAATATCGTGGCTGGTGTCACCCCGGGAAAAGGAGGCAACGAGGTGCACGGCATTCCTGTTTTTGATTCTGTAAAGGAAGCAGTTGGAGAGGCAAAAGCCAGCGCATCCCTTATTTTTGTACCGCCGGCATTCGCAGCGGATGCTATTTTTGAAGCAATAGATAGCAGGATAGAACTCATTGTATGCATAACAGAAGGGATTCCTGTGCATGATATGATGCGGGTTTGTGCGTATCTTAAAAACTCATCGTCAAGGCTTCTGGGTCCTAATTGTCCTGGCATTACCGTGCCGGGCGAATCAAAAGTGGGAATAATGCCGAATCCCATACATCTACCAGGGAATATCGGAGTGGTATCAAGAAGCGGGACGCTCACCTATGAGATAGTTGCCCTTTTATCAAAGAACGGGCTGGGGCAGTCAACTTCCTTGGGTATCGGCGGGGATCCGGTTAATGGAACATCGTTTGTGGAAGTACTGGAACTCTTTGAAAAAGACCCCAGAACTCATGCTGTTGTGCTTGTTGGGGAGATCGGCGGAACTGCGGAAGAGGATTCAATCGCCTTTATTAAGAAAATGAGTAAACCAGTCATAGGCTACGTCGTGGGTGTTTCTGCGCCGCCCGGGAAAACCATGGGTCATGCGGGTGCGATTATAAACGGCGGCGGTAGTGCGATTGAAAAAATAGCTGCCTTTGAGGGCGCGGGCATCACAGTGGCTAAAAGCCCTGGAGATATAGTACGGTTAGTAAAAAATTTAGTGTGA
- a CDS encoding N-6 DNA methylase: MLNGEPKSTIKRLTNYFWAAGITNPVDYIEQISYLFFLKMLEENDDVRAKVSRRSGTPYNTVFDGENAKYRWSEWHHKTGPELLKFVRDEVFDFMRKLGPINPLGGSLFKDAALMIQDPVVLQNAIGIINDEIKFREMDTDVKGDLYEYLLSEVKTAGKNGQFLTPRHIIRFIVNMVDPRIGETIYDPACGTGGFLVMAYEHIKTKSSSPELLRRENGSIRGPGDKLKDSQWEFLQTRALNGNDNDVRMIRFAIMNLLLHSLEKSKVWYKDSLVKGFESSDTKYDVILSNPPFAGSIDIPRIKDSLPVISTKTEILFLGYMIKSLNDGGRCGVVVPEGLLFGTTSSHMAIRKMLLEKCSLEAVVSLPSGCFKPYAGVKTSVLVFRKGDQTEKVWFYEVKADGYSLDDKRNPTEQNDIPDLIEQWKKFKNGNWETTEKSWSASIEDIKKNDYNISASRYKSSKIEKIEYEDPKKLIEEVLGLEEEIVEDLSGLRGLL, from the coding sequence ATGCTAAACGGCGAACCAAAATCAACAATCAAAAGGCTTACAAATTATTTTTGGGCTGCAGGGATTACGAACCCAGTGGATTACATAGAGCAGATCAGTTACCTGTTTTTTTTAAAAATGCTGGAAGAGAACGATGATGTCAGGGCTAAGGTGAGTCGACGCTCCGGGACACCCTACAACACTGTTTTTGATGGTGAGAATGCAAAATATAGGTGGTCTGAATGGCATCATAAGACTGGGCCTGAGCTTCTAAAATTTGTAAGGGACGAAGTATTTGATTTTATGAGAAAACTTGGACCAATAAATCCTTTGGGTGGGAGCCTTTTCAAGGATGCAGCCCTGATGATCCAGGACCCCGTAGTTTTGCAGAACGCCATCGGAATAATCAATGATGAAATCAAATTTCGTGAAATGGATACGGATGTAAAAGGTGACTTGTATGAATATTTGCTTTCTGAGGTCAAAACGGCAGGAAAAAACGGACAGTTCCTTACACCGAGACATATCATACGGTTCATCGTAAATATGGTGGATCCGAGAATTGGCGAGACTATATACGACCCAGCTTGCGGAACTGGTGGATTTTTAGTTATGGCCTATGAGCATATAAAAACGAAGAGCAGTTCTCCAGAACTCTTAAGAAGAGAAAATGGTTCCATAAGGGGACCAGGAGACAAACTCAAAGACTCTCAATGGGAGTTTTTACAAACAAGGGCTCTTAACGGCAACGACAACGATGTAAGAATGATTCGGTTTGCCATTATGAACCTGCTATTACACTCTCTAGAGAAATCCAAGGTATGGTATAAGGATAGTCTCGTTAAAGGATTTGAGTCCAGCGATACCAAATATGATGTAATTCTTTCCAATCCTCCTTTTGCTGGTTCCATTGATATACCTAGGATAAAGGACAGCCTTCCTGTTATTTCGACAAAAACAGAGATTCTATTTTTGGGATATATGATCAAATCCCTGAATGATGGCGGCCGGTGTGGAGTAGTGGTTCCAGAAGGTTTGTTGTTTGGAACGACTTCGTCTCACATGGCAATACGAAAGATGCTTCTGGAGAAATGCAGCCTTGAAGCTGTAGTATCTCTGCCATCTGGATGCTTCAAACCATATGCAGGGGTAAAAACATCGGTTTTGGTATTCAGAAAAGGAGATCAGACGGAGAAAGTATGGTTCTATGAGGTGAAAGCTGACGGTTACAGTTTGGATGACAAGAGAAATCCGACAGAACAGAATGATATTCCTGACCTTATAGAGCAGTGGAAAAAATTCAAAAATGGGAATTGGGAGACGACAGAAAAATCATGGAGTGCCTCTATCGAAGATATTAAAAAGAATGATTATAACATTTCAGCGTCGAGATACAAGTCTTCGAAAATCGAAAAGATTGAGTATGAAGACCCGAAAAAGCTCATTGAGGAGGTTCTGGGGCTGGAAGAAGAGATTGTCGAAGATTTAAGTGGATTAAGAGGTTTATTGTAA
- a CDS encoding type II toxin-antitoxin system VapC family toxin, which yields MTKIYIDTNIFFNVWNEEIDPKSGKELWRSSRDLLEKIERNEFEAITSITTIMEIVHVFRVRGKDYNEAIEDVKRLNVSINAPDSWVMIKALEYQMEYELDPYDSIAFAIAQTAGCEIFVTRDDKIIKNIRPKMRGAKPEEILN from the coding sequence ATGACTAAAATTTACATTGATACGAATATTTTTTTTAATGTCTGGAATGAGGAGATAGACCCAAAGAGCGGAAAAGAACTCTGGAGAAGTTCCAGGGATCTACTCGAAAAAATCGAAAGAAACGAATTTGAGGCAATAACCTCAATTACTACAATAATGGAAATAGTCCATGTTTTCAGGGTAAGGGGCAAGGATTATAACGAAGCTATAGAAGATGTCAAGAGACTGAATGTCAGTATTAATGCACCGGACTCCTGGGTTATGATCAAAGCGCTGGAATACCAGATGGAATATGAATTAGATCCTTATGATTCAATAGCTTTTGCAATTGCCCAAACCGCCGGATGTGAGATTTTCGTTACAAGGGATGATAAAATCATAAAGAACATAAGACCAAAAATGCGCGGCGCAAAGCCAGAAGAAATTTTGAATTAA